One Helianthus annuus cultivar XRQ/B chromosome 12, HanXRQr2.0-SUNRISE, whole genome shotgun sequence genomic region harbors:
- the LOC110895364 gene encoding aminopeptidase P1 — MADTLSALRSLMASHSPPLDALVVPSEDYHQSEYVSARDKRRAFVSGFTGSAGLALITKNEALLWTDGRYFLQAEQQLTDQWRLMRMGEDPAVEIWISTNLPEDSAVGIDFWCISVETAQKWKSLFAKKQQNLVPTTKNLVDEVWNDQPQAEINPVHVHPLKFSGRSVSDKLKDLRENLKKEKARAIIITTLDEVVWLFNIRGGDVSYSPVVHAFVIVTRKSAFFYVDERKLSSEVKTYMEENNITVKDYGAVSSDVALLASNQLTSAKETQSNGATEPEDSSHKIWVDPRCCYSLYSKLSGDQVLLQQSPLSLPKSLKNPVEMEGLKNAHIRDGAAIVQYFAWLDKQMQEIYGASGYFKESESQNSKKHLGDLKLTEVSVSDKLEEFRAAKEHFRGLSFPTISSVGPNGSIIHYEPEAKTCAELDPNSMYLCDSGAQYLDGTTDITRTVHFGKPSEHEKRCYTAVLKGHFALGNARFPNGTTGHSLDVLARVPLWSYGLDYRHGTGHGIGSYLNVHEGPHSISFRPGLSIPLQASMTVTDEPGYYEDGKFGIRLENVLIIKEAATQFNFANKGYLEFEHITWAPYQTKLIDVSLLLPEEIKWVNTYHAKCRDILAPYLSESEKAWLNKATEPIAA, encoded by the exons ATGGCGGACACTCTCTCTGCTTTGAGATCTCTAATGGCTTCACACTCTCCACCTCTCGACGCCCTAGTTGTTCCATCAGAAGATTATCATCAG AGTGAGTATGTATCTGCGAGGGATAAGAGGCGTGCTTTTGTTTCTGGATTTACTGGAAGTGCTG GTTTGGCACTTATAACAAAGAATGAAGCATTGCTTTGGACGGATGGGCGATACTTTTTGCAAGCAGAACAACAACTAACTGACCAATGGAGGCTTATGCGTATGGGAGAAGATCCAGCTGTAGAGATATGGATATCCACC AATTTACCTGAAGATTCGGCTGTCGGGATTGACTTCTGGTGTATATCAGTAGAAACCGCACAGAAATGGAAGTCTTTGTTTGCAAAAAAGCAACAAAATTTAGTTCCCACAACCAAAAACTTGGTTGATGAAGTCTGGAATGATCAACCTCAAGCTGAAATCAATCCCGTTCATGTACATCCTCTGAAATTTTCGGGTCGTTCAGTTTCCGATAAGTTAAAGGATTTGCGTGAaaatttaaaaaaggaaaaagcaCGTGCAATTATAATTACAACACTTGATGAGGTTGTTTGGTTATTTAACATTCGTGGGGGTGATGTGTCGTATTCTCCTGTCGTTCATGCATTTGTTATCGTCACAAGAAAATCCGCTTTCTTCTACGTGGATGAAAGAAAGTTGTCTTCTGAG GTCAAAACTTATATGGAGGAAAATAATATCACCGTAAAAGATTACGGTGCAGTGAGCTCAGACGTGGCTTTGCTTGCATCTAATCAGCTTACATCAGCAAAGGAAACACAATCAAACGGTGCAACTGAACCGGAGGATAGCAGCCATAAGATTTGGGTTGATCCTCGTTGCTGCTATTCATTGTATTCGAAGTTAAGCGGTGATCAGGTCCTTCTGCAACAGTCACCTTTGTCCCTTCCCAAATCTCTTAAG aATCCTGTAGAGATGGAAGGGCTAAAAAATGCACATATTCGGGATGGTGCAGCTATTGTGCAATACTTTGCATGGCTGGATAAGCAG ATGCAGGAGATATATGGTGCCTCAGGCTACTTCAAGGAGTCGGAAAGCCAAAATTCTAAAAAACACTT GGGAGATTTAAAACTGACTGAAGTGTCTGTAAGTGATAAGCTAGAGGAGTTCCGGGCAGCGAAGGAG caTTTCAGAGGATTGAGCTTTCCAACTATTTCATCAGTTGGTCCAAACGGTTCAATTATTCATTACGAACCAGAAGCTAAAACATGTGCGGAACTCGATCCAAATAGCATGTATCTTTGTGATTCTGGAGCTCAG TATCTCGATGGGACAACGGATATAACTCGGACCGTTCATTTCGGAAAGCCTTCTGAACATGAAAAAAGATGTTATACTGCG GTTCTCAAGGGTCATTTTGCTTTGGGTAATGCTCGTTTTCCCAACGGAACCACAG GTCATTCTCTTGATGTTCTTGCTCGAGTTCCATTATGGTCATATGGTCTTGATTACAGACACGGAACTGGTCATGGGATCGGCTCCTACTTAAACGTGCATGAAG GACCACATTCGATTAGTTTCCGACCTGGTTTGAGCATCCCACTGCAAGCTTCAATGACTGTAACTGACG AACCTGGTTACTATGAAGACGGCAAATTCGGTATAAGATTGGAAAATGTTCTTATAATCAAGGAGGCTGCAACACAGTTTAACTTTGCAAACAAAGGTTACCTGGAATTCGAGCACATAACATGG GCACCGTATCAAACGAAGTTGATCGATGTGAGCCTTCTGCTGCCTGAAGAAATCAAATGGGTCAACACCTATCACGCCAAATGTCGTGACATCCTGGCACCATACCTCAGTGAGTCCGAGAAGGCTTGGTTGAACAAAGCTACCGAGCCCATTGCTGCATAA
- the LOC110893123 gene encoding uncharacterized protein LOC110893123, with protein MSKLGFPPQWCRWIYRILSTARSSVLVNGSPTFEFQCFKGMRQGDLMRKASSVGAIRGFVLPNDGPTLTHLLYVDDCVIMGEWGHNNIRNVARLLRCIYMVSSLKINLNKSELIGLGMNPADVADMALVLNCKVGDPVCSSWGLVGAKMNRIINWKSVFDTFKARLALWKSSLLSIRGRVTLIKSVLKASRITFFRCSKRQLG; from the coding sequence ATGAGTAAATTGGGGTTCCCTCCTCAGTGGTGTCGGTGGATCTACAGAATTCTCTCGACAGCTCGATCCTCGGTTCTTGTCAATGGCTCTCCTACATTTGAGTTCCAATGTTTTAAAGGTATGAGACAAGGTGATCTAATGAGGAAAGCTAGTTCGGTGGGTGCCATAAGGGGTTTCGTCTTGCCTAACGATGGGCCGACTCTAACTCACTTATTATATGTGGACGATTGCGTGATTATGGGAGAATGGGGGCATAATAATATAAGAAATGTTGCTCGGCTGCTTAGATGCATTTATATGGTCTCTAGCCTCAAAATCAATCTTAACAAGTCAGAACTGATTGGTTTGGGCATGAATCCGGCTGATGTTGCTGATATGGCTTTGGTTCTCAATTGTAAGGTGGGAGATCCTGTTTGTTCATCTTGGGGTTTGGTGGGAGCTAAAATGAATAGAATTATTAATTGGAAATCGGTTTTTGACACCTTCAAGGCTCGGTTGGCTCTATGGAAATCTTCTTTGCTATCCATTAGAGGGAGAGTTACTCTTATTAAATCGGTTCTTAAAGCATCCCGAATTACTTTCTTTCGTTGTTCAAAGCGCCAGTTGGGGTGA